The following nucleotide sequence is from Pandoraea thiooxydans.
TGGCATCGATAATCTCTACGTCGATGTCACGGCGGAAGAAATTCCGATCATGGATGGCAGTGCCGCTACATTCGTATTTTTGATTCAGTCCGCTGGTATCGAAGAGCAGAATGCGCTCAAGAAATTCCTTCGCGTGACCAAGCCGGTCGAAGTGCGAGACGGGGACAAATTTGCCCGGTTCGACCCGTATGCCGGCTTCAAACTCAAATTCACCATCGATTTCCGCCACCCCGCCGTCGACCGCACGGGGCAGGAGCTGGAAATTGATTTTGCGAACACTTCCTACGTCAAGGAAATCGCGCGCGCACGCACCTTCGGCTTTGCCCATGAGGTGGAGATGCTGCGCGAGTTGGGTCTGGCGCGCGGTGGCAGCATGGACAACGCCATCGTGCTGGACGAATACCGCATCCTGAACAACGATGGACTGCGCTACGACGACGAATTCGTCAAACATAAGATGCTCGACGCGATTGGCGACCTTTACGTGGTTGGGCATCCGTTGCTGGCCTCTTATACGGCATACAAGTCAGGGCACGCGCTCAACAATGCGTTGCTCCGCGAGTTGCTCGCACGGCAGGCCTACGAGACGGTAACGTTCGAGCTCAAGGATGCGCCGCGCGGCTTTCTGTTCGAGCCTCAATCGGCCTTCGCCTGAACTCGCTGTCTGTCCGGTGCCGCTACTTGCGGTGGCCCGTGGGCGAGTGGTGGGTAACGAGTTTGTCCAGCGCATCGCGTAGTGGCGAGGCTGGTAGCGTATCTCGCAACGCCCGCAAACTGCTCAACCCCTGCCGGCTCAAATGCGCCTCCTTGACGGGCTTGGCCGGCTCCTCGATTTTCTTCAGGCTGACTCGAATGCGCACTGCCTCGAGTTGCCAGCCCTTCTGACGCAGCCGATCCAAAAGGCTTGGCGCCTGTTGCCGCAGGCGGGCCGCCAGCGCGTTATGAGCGACGAGCAAAACCACGGTCCCTTCCCGCGGCGGAACGACGGTCACATTGGCCGCCAGCGCTGGCGGCAGGAGCCGCCGCAAATCCCGTTCGAGTTGCGCCAGTTGCCGTGCCGTCGCCATCAATGAGCCCGCCGCTTCTGTTTGGGAGAGCAGGTCGGACAGTGGGCGAGCCCGGGAGCGGGAAGATTTCATGAGGCGCGGTGGATAGCATTGACCTCGTATTGTAGCGGGGCGACGCTTCACCTGTTGACGCAATCACTCGGAATATTCTTACGTTTTGCGGGGATTTGTCACCCGGCCTTCGCTGTCTATACGGCGCGGGCGCCACAAGTGCGCATGCTAGAATCACTTTTTTCGATGTTGGCATCCTGCCGGGGCGTGATCAGTGCGCCCGGCGGTGCTGAACGCCGTTTCCTTTATCCTGCGATCCGATGACTTCCGGTCTACTCAAAAAAATATTCGGCAGCCGCAACCAGCGGTTGATCAAGCAATATCAGAAAACCGTCGCCGCCATTAATGCGCTCGAACCCGCGATGGCCAAGCTCAGCGACGAGCAATTGCGAGCCAAGACTGACGAATTCAAGGGACGCGTGAGTCAGGGCGAGTCACTCGATCAGTTGCTGCCCGAAGCGTTTGCGGTTTGTCGCGAGGCCGGCAAGCGTGTGCTCAAGATGCGCCATTTCGACGTCCAGTTGATCGGCGGCATGGTGTTGCATTACGGCAAGATCGCGGAAATGCGTACCGGCGAAGGGAAAACGCTGGTGGCGACTTTGCCGGCTTACCTCAATGCATTGTCGGGCAAGGGCGTTCACGTGGTTACCGTCAACGACTATCTGGCCCAGCGCGATGCGGAATGGATGGCGCGACTGTACAACTTCCTCGGCTTGTCGGTCGGCATCAATTTGTCGCAAATGCCGCACGCGCAAAAGCAGGAGGCCTACGCCGCAGACATCACTTACGGGACCAACAACGAATACGGTTTCGATTATCTGCGCGACAACATGGTCTACGAGATCTCGCAGCGAGTTCAGCGCAGCCTGAATTTCGCGATCGTCGACGAGGTCGACTCGATTCTGATCGATGAGGCGAGAACGCCGCTTATCATCTCGGGCCAGGCTGAAGACCATACCGATCTGTACGTGAAAATGGATGCGCTGCCGGCTTATCTGGAGCGCCAGATCGGGGAGGAAAAGGCTGACGGGACCGGTGTCGAAAAACCGGGCGACTACACGCTCGACGAAAAAGCCCGGCAAGTGTTCCTGACCGAAAGCGGTCACGAAAAGGCTGAGCGGATTCTCGCCGAATGGGGCTTGATCAACGAAGGCGACAGCCTTTACGCGGCACAAAACATCACGCTGATGCATCATGTCTATGCGGCGTTGCGCGCGCATACCCTGTTCCATCGCGACCAGCATTATGTGGTGCAAAACGACGAGATCGTCATCGTCGACGAATTCACCGGGCGTCTGATGGCCGGGCGGCGCTGGTCGGAAGGGCTGCACCAGGCGGTCGAGGCGAAGGAGCGCGTGACCATCCAGCACGAAAATCAGACGCTCGCGTCGGTGACCTTCCAGAATTATTTCCGGATGTACAGCAAGCTCGCCGGCATGACCGGCACGGCCGACACCGAGGCATATGAATTCAACGAAATTTACCGGCTGGAAACTGTAGTCATCCCGACCAACCGGCCGCCACAACGTATCGACCGGCAGGATCAGATCTACAAGACGTCGAAAGAGCGCTACGACGCCGTGATCAAGGATATCCGCGATTGCTACGAGCGCGGGCAGCCGGTGCTGGTGGGCACGACATCCATCGAAAGCTCCGAATATCTGTCGGATCTGCTGAACAAAGAAAAGCTGCCGCATCAGGTTCTCAATGCCAAGCAGCATGCGCGTGAGGCAGAAATCGTCGCGCAGGCAGGGCGTCCCAAAATGGTCACGATCGCCACCAACATGGCGGGTCGGGGTACCGATATCGTCCTGGGCGGCAGCGTCGAGCGACAGGCGGCATTGATCGAGGCAGACAGCGCGCTGCCGGAGGACGAAAAGCAGCGCCGCATCCAGCAACTGCAGGACGAATGGCAAGGGCTGCACGAGCAGGTCAAGGCTGCCGGGGGACTGCACATCATCGGCACCGAGCGGCACGAGTCGCGTCGTATCGACAATCAGTTGCGTGGCCGCTCGGGACGCCAGGGCGATCCGGGCTCCTCGCGCTTTTACCTGTCGCTGGAAGATCCGCTGTTGCGCATTTTCGCTGGCGACCGCGTGCGTGCCATCATGGAGCGCCTGAAGATGCCGGAGGGCGAAGCGATCGAGGCCGGCATGGTGACCCGCTCGATCGAGTCGGCGCAACGCAAGGTCGAAGCCCGCAATTTCGACATTCGCAAGCAATTGCTCGAGTACGATGACGTCGCCAACGATCAGCGCAAGGTGATTTACCAGCAGCGTAATGAGTTGCTGGCTGCGACCGACATTTCCGAAACCGTTCGGGCAATGCGGCAAAGTGTCTTTCATGACATTGCGCAGACGCACATTCCGGTGGGCAGTGTCGAGGAGCAATGGGACCTGCCAGGGCTGGAGGCCGTGCTGCGGGACGAATGGCAGGTCGAGCTGCCGATTGCCCAGCGCGTCGAGCAGGCGGACAGTGTCGATGAAGAAGCGTTGCGCCAGGAGGTCGTGCAAGCGGCCGAAGCCGCCTATCAAGCCAAGGTGGAGCAGGTTGGGCGGGAGGCCTTCTCAGGCTTTGAACGCTCGGTGATGCTGCAGAACCTCGATTCGTATTGGCGAGAGCATTTGGCGGCGCTCGATCACTTGCGCCAGGGTATTCATTTGCGCGGCTACGCGCAAAAGGATCCCAAGCAGGAATACAAGCGCGAAGCGTTCGAACTGTTCTCGCAATTGCTTGAAGGCATCAAGCTCGAAGTCACGCGCATCATCATGAATGTGCGCATCCAGTCGGCTGAAGAGCTCGAAGAGGCATCCGAGCAGTTCGAGGAGAGTGTCAGCCATCTGGAAAATGTCGAATTCAAGCACGCCGAAGCAGCCGAACTCGAAGGGGCTGACGACGCGGGCGGTGAAGGATCCGAGCGGCCTCAAGCGGCCGTGCAGCCGATTCGGCATATGGGGCCGAAAGTCGGACGCAACGATCCTTGTCCGTGCGGCAGCGGCAAGAAATATAAGCATTGCCACGGTAAGTTGGGTTAAGCAGGGTTGGGCGCGCGAGATGGCGCGCCTTGTCATTTCCACCGAATTTTCTGCGAGCTATCGAAATCACCATGGCCGTCAATTTTCCTACCATCGATCCGGCGCACCTGAGCCCCGTTCCGGGGGTTGAGTTAGGCTGGGCGGAAGCCAACATACGCAAACCCGGGCGTAAGGATCTGCTGGTCATGCGCCTGGCGCCCGGCAGCCGCGTCGGGGGCGTGTTTACCACCAATCGCTTTTGTGCCGCGCCGGTCACGGTGAGCAAGGCGCATCTCGCGCAGGCAGCGGCGGGGCAGGGCGTCCGTGCGCTGGTTGTCAACACTGGCAATGCCAACGCCGGTACGGGAGCCGAGGGACTGGCCAACGCCCGACGGACGTGCGATGCGCTGTCGCAACTGCTGGGTGTCGCGCCCGAGCAAGTGCTGCCGTTTTCCACTGGCGTGATTCTCGAGCCTCTGCCGATCGACCGGTTGGTTGCAGGCTTGCCCCATGCGATCGCGAATCTCGGAGCCGGGCATTGGTATGAGGCCGCACAAGCCATCATGACCACCGATACGCAGCCCAAGGCTGCGTCGCGCACGGTGACGATCGGAGGACACGCGATTACCCTGACCGGTATCAGCAAGGGCGCGGGCATGATTCGCCCGAATATGGCGACCATGCTGGGCTTTATGGCTCTCAATGCCAAGGTTGCGCAAGCTGCGCTTGACGCGCTGGTCAAGTATGCCGCCGACCGCTCCTTCAATTCGATTACGATCGATGGCGATACCTCGACCAACGACGCCTTCATGGTTGTCGCCACCGGGCAGACCGAATTGCCCGAAATCACCGACGCGACGTCGACCGAATATCTTGCGCTGCGCGATGCGGTGACGGCCCTGTCGCAGGAACTCGCGCAGTTGATCGTGCGCGACGGCGAAGGCGCGACCAAATTCATGACCGTCGCTGTCGAGCAGGGGCGCGACGTCGAGGAGTGCCGCAAGATTGCCTATGCCATCGGTCATTCGCCGCTGGTGAAAACAGCGTTCTATGCTTCGGATCCCAATCTTGGGCGGATTCTCGCGGCGATCGGATACGCGGGGGTCGGCGATCTCGATGTCAGCAAAATCGATCTTTACCTGGATGATGTCTGGGTGGCGCGCCAGGGCGGACGACACCCCGACTACCGCGAAGAAGACGGACAACGGGTGATGAAGCAAAGCGAGATCAAGGTGCGCGTGGTGCTCGGCCGCGGCTCGGCCGAGGCGACGATCTGGACTTGCGACCTTTCGCACGATTACGTGAGCATCAACGCGGACTATCGATCCTGAGCTTGGCGGCGTCCGACGGATGCCGCATGGGGCACCACACATGGATAATCTCGAGCGGTTTTTGGAACGCGCCGATGCGTTGATGGCGCGCCTCGAAGCAATGCTGCCGCCGGCCGTGCCGGAGGTCGACTGGTCACGCGCCGTTGCGTTTCGCTGGCGCAAGAAGCAGGGGCGCGGCTATTTGCAGCCGGTGATGAACGTCTCGCAGATCGCACTGACCGACCTGCAGAACATCGATCGACAGAAAGAATTGATCGAGCAGAACACGCATCAGTTCGTTCGCGGGCAGCCTGCCAATAATGTTTTGCTGACCGGCGCGCGCGGCACAGGCAAGTCCTCGCTCATCAAGGCTTGTTTGAATGCGCATGCGAGCGAGGGACTGCGCCTGATCGAAGTCGACAAGGACGATCTGGTCGATCTCGGTGATATCGTGGATCTGATCGCGGGGCGGCCGGAGCGCTTCATCGTATTTTGCGACGATCTGTCGTTCGAAGAGGGCGAGTCCGGCTACAAGGCGCTGAAGACAGCGCTGGACGGGTCGATCTCCGCGCAGTCGGACAATGTGCTGATCTACGCGACATCCAATCGCCGACATTTGCTTCCCGAATACATGCGTGATAACGAAAGCTATCGCCATACCGACGACGGGGAGATTCACCCGGGGGAAGTGATCGAGGAAAAGATTTCCCTGTCGGAGCGTTTCGGTCTGTGGGTCAGTTTCTATCCGTTCAAGCAAGACGATTATCTGGCGATCGTCGCTCATTGGCTGCAGCATTTCGGCTGCCTTGAGGCCGACATACCGGCCGCACGGCATGACGCATTGATTTGGGCGCTCGAGCGCGGGTCGCGCTCCGGTCGGGTCGCATGGCAGTTCGCGCGTGATTGGGCCGGCAAGCAGCGCGCACTGGTTTCGGCTGTTTCAGAATGATGAATGCATCCACGCCTTCTGCGGCGTCAGCGGCGGCGCGCCCGATTACCGAAGTCGCGGTCGGCGTGCTGATCAAGCCCAGCGGCGAAGTTTTGCTCGGCCAGCGTCCGGCCGGCAAGCCATATGCTGGTTATTGGGAGTTTCCGGGCGGCAAGCTCGAGGCCGGAGAGACCGTCGAGCAAGCGCTCGCGCGGGAGCTGCAGGAGGAATTGGGCGTGACCGTGCAAGTCAGTGAGCGCTGGCGGGTGTTGGAGCACGATTATCCGCACGCTTATGTTCGCCTGCATTTCTGCAAGGTCACGCAGTGGCACGGCGAGCCGCACGGCCGAGAAGGTCAGGCGCTGGTTTGGCAGGCGTTGCCGGTTGACCTCGCACCGCTGTTGCCGGCCGCGCTGCCGGCGCTGGGCTGGTTGCAGGACGAGCGCGCTGCGACAAGCTAGGCCGCAGCGCCCGGCACCGGCGCTTCAGTTCAATGGATTGCGGGATTCGTCTTCCGGTACATCCTCCGGCGCATCGGCCGGGATGCTGTACTTCTCAGTCGCCCAGGCGCCGAGATCGATTTGCTTGCAGCGTTCTGAACAAAACGGGCGAAAGCGGTTTTCGGCTCGCCACACCACCTTTTTCCCGCAAGTGGGACAAGCAACAGTCGTGACCATCGGTTAGCTCAACCGTTAAAACTCAAAGATTACACAAGGTCAGCAAAAATGGCACGTCGCTGTCGACCGGGCGCGGCTTGAGATCGCCATCCTGGCTCGTGAAGCGTACCCAAAGCATATATTTATTGGCGCTGGCTTCGGGAATCATGCCGAGTTCGGGGCTCACGCGAACCTGCATCAGATGATATACACGACCCGTCAGCATTTGCTGGTAACTACCCTGTTGGGCCATCACCTTGCTGGCTTGCCCGGATTCACGAGCCAAGCCAAGCACCAGCGTGAGCGCGTCGCGCAGCGGCAAGAGTGGCGCCATCCATTTTGCGATATCGGCGCGGCGCTGTTCGGGCACGTTGTGTCGCCAAGCGTAGTAGGAGGGCAAATCGAACCGACAGGTGCCGCCGGGGATGACTGAGCGGCTTCGGATGCTGGAGAGCCACTCGTTGTCATTCAGATGCTGACCGGGTTTGCCGGGAATCTGATTCAAGTTGCCAAGCGAGCGCTCGACTTCGCCCAGCAGGGTTTCGAGCGTGTTGGTCTCGATATCCGGATTGCCGCGATAAGCGATCAGCGTCTGACGCTGCCGTTCGAGCTCTTTCGCAAGCTCCGACTTGAGATCGGAGCGGCCAGCTATGTCGGCGATTTCGAACAGGGTCATCAGCGCGGCATGGTGTTCCAGCGGATGTTCCTGGTCGAGGAAAAATGCGAATCGCCCGAACAGCTCCTCCAGCCGCAGCAGCGTGCGCATGCGTTCGTTAAGCGGATATTCGTACAGAATCAAACGCGTTGGCCTTTGGGTTATCGCTGCACTTTTATGATGCCGTCATTCTAATGCCGGAATCCTTGCACGTGCAATCCGCATTCGTCGCGACGACGACGTATTATCGACCGCCGGCCTGCTCTCGATCCTGCTTGGCGTTTGCGAGGTTGATGTACTGCTCGTGCAGACGGCTCACCTCGCTCTCAAGGTTTGCCGCAGCGCCATCGTTGAGGATGACGTCATGCGCGGCGGCCAGCCGCGCCTCGCGTGTTGCCTGCTTGGCCATGATGGCCTCGACCTGGTCCCGAGTGAAGTTGTTGCGTCGCATGACCCGCTCGATCTGCACGGCCTCCGGGCAGTCGACAACCAACACGCGGTCGACGCGCTCGGCCCAGCGGCCGGACTCCACCAATAGCGGTACCACGAAGATCAGGTACGGACCGACCGCCTCGTTTGCCTCGCGCTCTGCCTCGG
It contains:
- the lpxC gene encoding UDP-3-O-acyl-N-acetylglucosamine deacetylase, which gives rise to MLKQRTIKSIAKTVGIGLHSGRKVQLTLRPAAPDTGIVFCRTDLPEPVEIPAMASAVGDTRLASVLQKDGARVSTVEHLMSACAGLGIDNLYVDVTAEEIPIMDGSAATFVFLIQSAGIEEQNALKKFLRVTKPVEVRDGDKFARFDPYAGFKLKFTIDFRHPAVDRTGQELEIDFANTSYVKEIARARTFGFAHEVEMLRELGLARGGSMDNAIVLDEYRILNNDGLRYDDEFVKHKMLDAIGDLYVVGHPLLASYTAYKSGHALNNALLRELLARQAYETVTFELKDAPRGFLFEPQSAFA
- a CDS encoding ATP-binding protein translates to MDNLERFLERADALMARLEAMLPPAVPEVDWSRAVAFRWRKKQGRGYLQPVMNVSQIALTDLQNIDRQKELIEQNTHQFVRGQPANNVLLTGARGTGKSSLIKACLNAHASEGLRLIEVDKDDLVDLGDIVDLIAGRPERFIVFCDDLSFEEGESGYKALKTALDGSISAQSDNVLIYATSNRRHLLPEYMRDNESYRHTDDGEIHPGEVIEEKISLSERFGLWVSFYPFKQDDYLAIVAHWLQHFGCLEADIPAARHDALIWALERGSRSGRVAWQFARDWAGKQRALVSAVSE
- the mutT gene encoding 8-oxo-dGTP diphosphatase MutT, whose translation is MMNASTPSAASAAARPITEVAVGVLIKPSGEVLLGQRPAGKPYAGYWEFPGGKLEAGETVEQALARELQEELGVTVQVSERWRVLEHDYPHAYVRLHFCKVTQWHGEPHGREGQALVWQALPVDLAPLLPAALPALGWLQDERAATS
- the argJ gene encoding bifunctional glutamate N-acetyltransferase/amino-acid acetyltransferase ArgJ — protein: MAVNFPTIDPAHLSPVPGVELGWAEANIRKPGRKDLLVMRLAPGSRVGGVFTTNRFCAAPVTVSKAHLAQAAAGQGVRALVVNTGNANAGTGAEGLANARRTCDALSQLLGVAPEQVLPFSTGVILEPLPIDRLVAGLPHAIANLGAGHWYEAAQAIMTTDTQPKAASRTVTIGGHAITLTGISKGAGMIRPNMATMLGFMALNAKVAQAALDALVKYAADRSFNSITIDGDTSTNDAFMVVATGQTELPEITDATSTEYLALRDAVTALSQELAQLIVRDGEGATKFMTVAVEQGRDVEECRKIAYAIGHSPLVKTAFYASDPNLGRILAAIGYAGVGDLDVSKIDLYLDDVWVARQGGRHPDYREEDGQRVMKQSEIKVRVVLGRGSAEATIWTCDLSHDYVSINADYRS
- a CDS encoding DUF721 domain-containing protein, producing the protein MKSSRSRARPLSDLLSQTEAAGSLMATARQLAQLERDLRRLLPPALAANVTVVPPREGTVVLLVAHNALAARLRQQAPSLLDRLRQKGWQLEAVRIRVSLKKIEEPAKPVKEAHLSRQGLSSLRALRDTLPASPLRDALDKLVTHHSPTGHRK
- the yacG gene encoding DNA gyrase inhibitor YacG — encoded protein: MVTTVACPTCGKKVVWRAENRFRPFCSERCKQIDLGAWATEKYSIPADAPEDVPEDESRNPLN
- the coaE gene encoding dephospho-CoA kinase (Dephospho-CoA kinase (CoaE) performs the final step in coenzyme A biosynthesis.) — protein: MLTIGLTGGIGSGKTTVADLFAARGVAVIDTDRIAHLITAPGGVAMPTIQLAFGPTVVANDGSLDRARMRTLVFSNPEAKARLEAITHPLIRAEAEREANEAVGPYLIFVVPLLVESGRWAERVDRVLVVDCPEAVQIERVMRRNNFTRDQVEAIMAKQATREARLAAAHDVILNDGAAANLESEVSRLHEQYINLANAKQDREQAGGR
- the zapD gene encoding cell division protein ZapD, with protein sequence MILYEYPLNERMRTLLRLEELFGRFAFFLDQEHPLEHHAALMTLFEIADIAGRSDLKSELAKELERQRQTLIAYRGNPDIETNTLETLLGEVERSLGNLNQIPGKPGQHLNDNEWLSSIRSRSVIPGGTCRFDLPSYYAWRHNVPEQRRADIAKWMAPLLPLRDALTLVLGLARESGQASKVMAQQGSYQQMLTGRVYHLMQVRVSPELGMIPEASANKYMLWVRFTSQDGDLKPRPVDSDVPFLLTLCNL
- the secA gene encoding preprotein translocase subunit SecA; translated protein: MTSGLLKKIFGSRNQRLIKQYQKTVAAINALEPAMAKLSDEQLRAKTDEFKGRVSQGESLDQLLPEAFAVCREAGKRVLKMRHFDVQLIGGMVLHYGKIAEMRTGEGKTLVATLPAYLNALSGKGVHVVTVNDYLAQRDAEWMARLYNFLGLSVGINLSQMPHAQKQEAYAADITYGTNNEYGFDYLRDNMVYEISQRVQRSLNFAIVDEVDSILIDEARTPLIISGQAEDHTDLYVKMDALPAYLERQIGEEKADGTGVEKPGDYTLDEKARQVFLTESGHEKAERILAEWGLINEGDSLYAAQNITLMHHVYAALRAHTLFHRDQHYVVQNDEIVIVDEFTGRLMAGRRWSEGLHQAVEAKERVTIQHENQTLASVTFQNYFRMYSKLAGMTGTADTEAYEFNEIYRLETVVIPTNRPPQRIDRQDQIYKTSKERYDAVIKDIRDCYERGQPVLVGTTSIESSEYLSDLLNKEKLPHQVLNAKQHAREAEIVAQAGRPKMVTIATNMAGRGTDIVLGGSVERQAALIEADSALPEDEKQRRIQQLQDEWQGLHEQVKAAGGLHIIGTERHESRRIDNQLRGRSGRQGDPGSSRFYLSLEDPLLRIFAGDRVRAIMERLKMPEGEAIEAGMVTRSIESAQRKVEARNFDIRKQLLEYDDVANDQRKVIYQQRNELLAATDISETVRAMRQSVFHDIAQTHIPVGSVEEQWDLPGLEAVLRDEWQVELPIAQRVEQADSVDEEALRQEVVQAAEAAYQAKVEQVGREAFSGFERSVMLQNLDSYWREHLAALDHLRQGIHLRGYAQKDPKQEYKREAFELFSQLLEGIKLEVTRIIMNVRIQSAEELEEASEQFEESVSHLENVEFKHAEAAELEGADDAGGEGSERPQAAVQPIRHMGPKVGRNDPCPCGSGKKYKHCHGKLG